A genomic stretch from Engraulis encrasicolus isolate BLACKSEA-1 chromosome 12, IST_EnEncr_1.0, whole genome shotgun sequence includes:
- the LOC134459593 gene encoding uncharacterized protein LOC134459593 → MRRFFPLLAGIVIALVTGVVRWKWEVISNSNLYRPPVLHEVPEIAETIQHIHNSRHLMVSAFKDHRRQGAIRIISILRRSALKKLYCVLCVQANANARTEADEAHSQCESKEAVVEIHRDHFGFPYGTSDIMCNSPSSFKPTHVAISMDPIITVENLKYLPIQNQKTKDSFKYNFTVCISNLFGEYNNALQFVQTMEVYKLIGIQRVVIYNTSSGPDLEKALKYYSKDGMLEVVPWPIDKFLKPSHGWNSKRSPGDLQYYGQLVTLNECIYRHMYQSQYLLLNDIDEIIMPYKHASLGDLMDTLQKRHPRSGVFTVENAIFPITQFNKSGRFSLREWRNVPGTNILEYVYRREPEQKGAIKHTKMIINPRFVQQTSVHSVLKHFGPTVKVSFDVCHLIHVKIPGNGTLYKNQLHEDKRLWEFEEKLIPNINRALHESGLLL, encoded by the coding sequence ATGCGGAGGTTCTTTCCACTGCTAGCTGGAATCGTCATTGCGCTTGTCACTGGTGTCGTGAGGTGGAAATGGGAGGTGATATCCAACTCTAACCTATACAGACCACCAGTGCTGCATGAAGTTCCAGAGATCGCAGAAACCATTCAACACATCCACAACTCCCGGCACCTCATGGTGTCTGCATTTAAGGACCATCGTAGACAGGGGGCCATACGGATCATTAGCATCCTCAGGAGATCGGCACTGAAGAAGCTgtactgtgtgctctgtgtgcaaGCTAACGCTAACGCTAGGACTGAGGCGGACGAGGCTCATAGTCAATGTGAGTCTAAAGAGGCAGTAGTTGAAATACACAGAGATCACTTTGGCTTTCCTTACGGGACTTCGGACATAATGTGCAACAGTCCGTCATCCTTCAAGCCCACACATGTGGCCATATCAATGGACCCAATCATCACTGTCGAGAATTTAAAATATTTACCCATTCAAAACCAGAAGACCAAGGATTCATTTAAGTACAATTTCACTGTGTgcatatccaacctctttggtgagTACAACAATGCCCTCCAGTTTGTGCAGACCATGGAGGTCTACAAGCTGATTGGCATTCAGCGAGTCGTCATCTACAACACCAGCAGTGGGCCAGATCTGGAGAAAGCACTCAAGTATTACAGCAAAGACGGTATGCTGGAGGTTGTTCCTTGGCCAATAGACAAATTCCTAAAACCTTCTCATGGGTGGAACTCAAAGAGGTCACCCGGGGACTTGCAATATTATGGGCAGCTCGTCACGCTAAACGAATGCATATACAGACACATGTATCAGTCCCAATACCTCCTGCTGAACGACATTGATGAGATTATTATGCCTTACAAACACGCCAGCCTGGGGGACTTAATGGACACCCTGCAGAAACGCCATCCTCGCTCTGGGGTTTTCACAGTTGAGAACGCCATTTTTCCCATAACCCAGTTTAACAAGAGCGGACGCTTTAGTCTGCGCGAGTGGCGGAACGTGCCTGGTACGAATATCCTGGAGTACGTTTACCGCCGTGAGCCTGAGCAGAAGGGGGCGATCAAGCACACTAAAATGATCATCAATCCTCGCTTTGTGCAGCAGACATCCGTACACTCAGTCCTAAAGCACTTTGGACCCACCGTCAAGGTCAGCTTTGATGTCTGCCACTTGATCCATGTCAAGATACCTGGAAATGGGACACTGTACAAAAACCAACTGCATGAGGACAAGAGGCTTTGGGAGTTTGAGGAGAAGCTGATACCCAACATTAATCGAGCACTTCATGAGTCTGGACTCTTACTGTGA